One Janthinobacterium sp. TB1-E2 genomic region harbors:
- a CDS encoding PqiC family protein — protein MMKPIFSALLAASLLGACSTPQPEHFYTLSGGADAQPAKPVKYYVEVLAVSVPQQVSRNQFVVTAPSGRIELLEQQRWAGPLAGEIGQALSTAVTNDLGAIDVFRTPYPDKLPVYRISTNVQRFESVMGQYALIDAVWSVRQLASNKVVTCRTVANEKVGAGYDELVLGHRRAVNRIAADTASVVRAFDSGNAACPAA, from the coding sequence ATGATGAAACCGATTTTTTCCGCGCTGCTGGCGGCCAGCCTGCTGGGCGCCTGCTCCACGCCCCAGCCCGAGCATTTCTATACGCTCAGCGGCGGCGCCGACGCGCAGCCGGCCAAGCCCGTCAAATACTATGTCGAGGTGCTGGCCGTCAGCGTGCCGCAGCAGGTGAGCCGCAACCAGTTTGTTGTGACGGCGCCGTCGGGCCGCATCGAATTGCTGGAGCAGCAGCGCTGGGCGGGGCCGCTGGCAGGCGAGATCGGCCAGGCCCTGTCGACGGCCGTGACGAACGACCTGGGCGCCATCGACGTGTTCCGCACGCCATACCCGGACAAGCTGCCCGTGTACCGCATCAGCACCAATGTGCAGCGTTTCGAGTCCGTGATGGGGCAGTATGCGTTGATCGACGCTGTGTGGAGCGTGCGCCAGCTGGCCAGCAACAAGGTGGTCACCTGCCGCACGGTCGCCAATGAAAAAGTGGGCGCCGGCTACGATGAACTGGTGCTCGGTCACCGCCGCGCCGTGAACCGCATCGCCGCCGATACGGCAAGTGTCGTGCGCGCTTTTGACAGCGGAAACGCCGCCTGCCCGGCCGCCTGA
- a CDS encoding DUF2946 domain-containing protein: MGMTLFTRRFAAWIACFAILLAALAPSISQAVANAKQESGSGWAEICSVAGIRFVQLVQAGDGAADEKSGDKVMQMEHCAFCSTHAGSVGLPPTSPVLPLLVASGTAIFPSLYYQSPAPLFIWSTAQSRAPPALA, translated from the coding sequence ATGGGAATGACCTTGTTCACGCGCCGCTTCGCCGCCTGGATCGCCTGTTTCGCGATCCTGCTGGCGGCGCTCGCGCCATCGATTTCCCAGGCCGTCGCCAACGCCAAGCAGGAATCCGGCTCCGGCTGGGCGGAAATCTGCTCGGTGGCCGGCATCCGTTTTGTCCAGCTTGTGCAGGCCGGTGACGGCGCCGCCGATGAAAAGTCAGGCGACAAGGTCATGCAGATGGAGCATTGCGCCTTCTGTTCCACGCATGCGGGCTCCGTCGGCCTGCCGCCGACCAGCCCCGTGCTGCCGCTGCTTGTGGCCAGCGGCACGGCCATTTTCCCATCCCTGTACTACCAGTCACCCGCACCGCTGTTCATCTGGTCCACCGCGCAATCGCGCGCGCCGCCCGCTCTCGCCTGA
- a CDS encoding TonB-dependent receptor, with protein MNKKLLVLAAAITVAYPCAQAQQPDQTDHAIDTVVVSGSRALSWLSETPQAIGVINAKTLERDKPKTMGDILNRIAGVYWNDLGNEQHSMSIRQPIGTNAVYQYLEDGIPIRPLGVFNHNSLNEMNMAGASGVEVVKGAASSLYGSNAVGGAVNFLTAGASATPTASVGVRRDNVGGYTRYDTAASDTWGPLGLRFSHYSSRRSRDNWQEYSYGDKDSFSLRADYALSPTSQLRATIVHTDLDAAMTGSLFENDYRRNPGKSLNTFTYRKDRTTRMNLAWEGQTTANGTSTITVFTRKNDHGQLPAYSIGSCVGMLCKGVINNNHVDSLGLDVKHQQEFAWLRSRLIAGVYVDKSDNPFVSDNLSIVRDAATGRYLRYSLANASNPQGVRDYQTDILNTAVFAQWEFSPLPGTRVVLGGRSDAIRYDYHNQLAPGGSVNYGAPDESRSFSHVSPKLGATYAIGHAGSAYANVSQGFTPPEVSQLYGKTGIANLQPSVYNNYELGLRWAFLQGRLKLDTALYRLDGRDTIVSYTVSPGNSENRNAGRTRSEGLELGLNYDSGPFDARFATAIARHRYLRYQVSSTLDYSGRAMPQAPRDITSFEVGYKPVAGARIALEAVHQGRYWMNNANTVEYKGHALLNMRASYQIARGLEAWAQVRNLMDKRYADSASSSYAGTGSYAANTQNQYTPGAPRSVMLGLSYTYSAL; from the coding sequence ATGAACAAGAAATTACTGGTGCTGGCCGCGGCCATCACCGTGGCTTACCCGTGCGCGCAGGCGCAGCAACCTGACCAAACTGATCACGCCATCGACACCGTCGTCGTTTCCGGCTCGCGCGCGCTATCGTGGCTGTCCGAAACGCCGCAAGCGATCGGCGTCATCAATGCCAAAACGCTGGAACGCGATAAGCCCAAGACCATGGGCGATATCCTCAATCGCATCGCCGGCGTGTACTGGAATGACCTGGGCAACGAACAGCACAGCATGAGCATCCGCCAGCCCATCGGCACCAATGCCGTCTACCAGTACCTGGAAGACGGCATTCCCATCCGTCCGCTGGGCGTCTTCAACCACAATTCTCTCAACGAGATGAACATGGCGGGAGCCAGCGGCGTGGAGGTGGTGAAGGGCGCCGCTTCCTCGCTGTACGGCAGCAATGCCGTCGGCGGCGCCGTCAATTTCCTCACGGCCGGCGCCAGCGCGACACCGACGGCAAGCGTGGGCGTGCGGCGCGATAACGTGGGCGGCTACACGCGCTACGACACGGCCGCCAGCGATACCTGGGGCCCGCTGGGACTGCGCTTTTCCCATTACAGTTCGCGCCGCTCGCGCGACAACTGGCAAGAGTACAGCTATGGCGACAAGGATTCGTTCTCGCTGCGCGCCGACTATGCGCTCAGCCCCACGTCGCAGCTGCGCGCCACCATCGTCCACACGGATCTCGATGCGGCCATGACGGGCAGCCTGTTCGAGAACGACTACCGCCGCAATCCCGGCAAAAGCCTGAATACGTTCACCTACCGCAAGGACAGGACCACGCGCATGAATCTGGCGTGGGAAGGGCAGACGACGGCCAATGGCACGAGCACCATCACCGTGTTTACGCGCAAGAACGACCATGGGCAGCTTCCCGCGTATTCCATAGGCAGTTGCGTCGGCATGCTGTGCAAGGGCGTCATCAACAACAACCACGTCGATTCACTGGGGCTGGACGTGAAGCACCAGCAGGAATTCGCCTGGCTGCGTTCACGCCTGATCGCCGGCGTGTATGTGGACAAGAGCGACAATCCCTTTGTCAGCGATAACCTGTCCATCGTGCGCGATGCGGCCACGGGCCGCTACCTGCGCTACTCGCTGGCCAATGCCAGCAATCCGCAGGGCGTGCGCGACTACCAGACGGACATCCTCAACACGGCCGTCTTCGCGCAATGGGAGTTCTCTCCGCTGCCTGGCACGCGCGTGGTGCTGGGCGGGCGCTCGGACGCCATCCGCTACGATTACCACAACCAGCTGGCGCCCGGCGGCAGCGTCAATTACGGCGCGCCCGACGAGTCGCGCAGCTTTTCGCATGTGAGCCCGAAGCTGGGCGCCACCTACGCCATCGGCCATGCGGGCAGCGCATATGCAAACGTCAGCCAGGGCTTCACGCCGCCCGAAGTGAGCCAGCTGTATGGCAAGACGGGCATCGCCAACTTGCAGCCGTCCGTCTACAACAACTATGAGCTGGGCTTGCGCTGGGCTTTTTTGCAGGGGCGTTTGAAACTCGATACGGCCCTGTACCGGCTCGACGGGCGCGACACCATCGTCAGCTATACCGTGTCACCGGGGAATAGCGAAAACCGCAATGCGGGGCGCACGCGCAGCGAAGGGCTGGAGCTGGGCCTGAACTACGACAGCGGCCCGTTCGACGCGCGCTTCGCCACGGCCATCGCGCGCCACCGCTACCTGCGCTACCAGGTGTCCTCCACCCTCGATTACAGCGGCCGCGCCATGCCGCAGGCGCCGCGTGACATCACCTCGTTCGAGGTCGGCTACAAGCCCGTGGCGGGCGCGCGTATCGCGCTCGAAGCCGTGCACCAGGGCCGCTACTGGATGAACAATGCCAACACGGTGGAGTACAAGGGCCATGCGCTGCTGAATATGCGCGCCAGTTACCAGATCGCGCGCGGGCTGGAAGCGTGGGCGCAGGTGCGCAATCTGATGGACAAGCGCTACGCCGATTCGGCTAGCAGCAGTTACGCGGGCACGGGCAGCTACGCGGCCAATACGCAGAACCAGTACACGCCCGGTGCGCCGCGCAGCGTGATGCTGGGCCTGTCCTATACCTATAGCGCACTGTGA
- a CDS encoding PepSY-associated TM helix domain-containing protein, which produces MDDFTFLIARRKSLYWRIHFWAALIASPFALVATLTGILYVFTPQIEARLYQHLDHVAPQASMLPLDAAVAAAERAAPRGWTVQHVVPPFQQDDAVQVAFAPPGGAHDEHAGHGMPVKARPKFGLPAQAIVMYVNPYDARVLGSLASSERFGNWAKKLHSRLLQNDGWRWMIELAASWLMVMLVTGVVLWWPRSAQSGLPKRGARGRNGWRQWHAFLGVALGIVSFVILTTGLTWSQQAGGRIRALRDVSGQAPPPAPRGLHSTEAGAPLDWQDAWKVARSHAPAIAVQLTAPASQDDVWRATMADRSQPTLRFDLQFDAYSGKPLYYAGWEAQTAFGKATAIGIPFHRGEFGWWNQALLLVFGASVLFSLVSGWVMFFKRRLPGSLGLPKLLPGAWTSPSMLAWLAAAAMCALMPLLLVSGGMLLLLELVLAKCGARIGRMRLR; this is translated from the coding sequence ATGGACGATTTCACCTTTCTCATCGCGCGCCGCAAAAGCCTGTACTGGCGCATCCACTTCTGGGCCGCGCTGATCGCCTCGCCCTTCGCGCTGGTGGCCACCCTGACGGGCATCCTGTACGTGTTCACGCCGCAGATCGAGGCAAGGCTGTACCAGCACCTCGATCATGTGGCGCCGCAAGCGTCCATGCTGCCGCTGGACGCCGCCGTGGCGGCCGCCGAACGGGCCGCGCCGCGTGGCTGGACGGTGCAGCACGTGGTGCCGCCGTTTCAGCAGGACGATGCGGTGCAGGTGGCGTTCGCGCCGCCCGGCGGCGCGCACGATGAACATGCTGGACATGGGATGCCGGTGAAGGCCAGGCCGAAGTTCGGCCTGCCTGCGCAAGCCATCGTCATGTATGTGAACCCCTATGATGCGCGCGTGCTGGGCAGCCTGGCCAGCAGCGAGCGTTTCGGCAACTGGGCAAAAAAGCTGCATTCGCGTTTGCTGCAAAACGATGGCTGGCGCTGGATGATCGAGCTGGCCGCCAGCTGGCTGATGGTGATGCTGGTGACGGGCGTGGTGCTCTGGTGGCCGCGCAGCGCGCAATCAGGCTTGCCGAAGCGAGGCGCGCGGGGCCGCAATGGCTGGCGCCAGTGGCATGCGTTTCTCGGCGTGGCGCTCGGTATTGTCAGCTTCGTGATCCTGACGACCGGGCTGACGTGGAGCCAGCAGGCAGGCGGGCGCATCCGCGCGCTGCGCGACGTCAGCGGCCAGGCGCCGCCGCCCGCGCCGCGCGGCTTGCATTCGACCGAGGCGGGTGCTCCGCTCGACTGGCAGGATGCGTGGAAGGTGGCGCGCAGCCATGCGCCCGCCATCGCCGTGCAATTGACGGCGCCGGCCAGCCAGGACGATGTGTGGCGCGCCACGATGGCCGACCGCAGCCAGCCCACCTTGCGCTTCGACCTGCAATTCGATGCCTACAGCGGCAAGCCTTTGTACTATGCGGGCTGGGAGGCGCAGACGGCGTTCGGCAAGGCCACCGCCATCGGCATTCCATTTCACCGCGGCGAATTCGGCTGGTGGAACCAGGCCTTGCTGCTGGTCTTTGGCGCCAGCGTGCTGTTCTCGCTGGTGTCGGGCTGGGTGATGTTTTTCAAGCGGCGCTTGCCAGGCTCGCTGGGCTTGCCCAAGCTGCTGCCGGGCGCCTGGACGTCGCCTTCCATGCTGGCCTGGCTGGCGGCGGCCGCCATGTGTGCGCTGATGCCGCTGCTGCTCGTTTCCGGCGGCATGCTGCTGTTGCTCGAGCTGGTCCTGGCGAAATGCGGTGCGCGTATCGGCAGGATGCGACTGCGCTAG
- a CDS encoding LysR family transcriptional regulator yields MELRHLRYFVAVAEERNFTRAAARLHIAQPPLSRQMQQLEETLGVALIEKGSRPLRLTEAGEFFLAHARPLLDQVRDLQAMTQRVGKLERTLSIGFVASTLYGELPDIVHRFCERHPEVDVTLHEMTTVQQLKALKEGRIDVGFGRLKSEDPSIRRILLREERLVVALPPGHRLAKGEGGLRLTDLTHETLLVYPKAPRPSFADQVLAMFSEGNVTPGPVTEVRELQISMGLVAAGQGISIVPESVQAMHHRNVVYRKLDDKHAFSPILFSMRHRDRSPELENILAAVYSIYDEHGIAHVKESL; encoded by the coding sequence ATGGAATTACGGCACTTGCGATACTTCGTTGCGGTCGCAGAGGAAAGGAACTTCACGCGGGCCGCCGCGCGCCTGCATATCGCGCAGCCGCCGCTGAGCCGGCAGATGCAGCAGCTGGAAGAAACCTTGGGCGTGGCGCTGATCGAAAAAGGGTCGCGGCCCTTGCGGCTGACGGAAGCGGGCGAGTTTTTCCTCGCCCATGCACGCCCCCTGCTCGACCAGGTGCGCGACCTGCAGGCGATGACGCAGCGCGTGGGCAAGCTGGAACGCACGCTGTCGATCGGCTTCGTCGCCTCGACCCTGTATGGAGAATTGCCCGACATCGTGCACCGCTTTTGCGAGCGCCATCCCGAGGTCGACGTGACCCTGCATGAAATGACGACGGTGCAGCAGTTGAAGGCCCTGAAGGAAGGCCGCATCGACGTGGGTTTCGGGCGTTTGAAAAGCGAAGACCCCAGCATCCGCCGCATTCTGCTGCGCGAGGAGCGGCTGGTGGTGGCCCTGCCGCCCGGCCACCGCTTGGCCAAGGGAGAAGGCGGATTGCGCCTGACGGACCTGACCCACGAAACCCTGCTCGTGTATCCGAAAGCGCCCCGCCCCAGCTTTGCCGACCAGGTGCTGGCCATGTTCAGCGAAGGCAATGTCACGCCCGGCCCCGTGACGGAAGTGCGCGAGCTGCAGATTTCCATGGGACTGGTGGCGGCCGGCCAGGGCATTTCCATCGTGCCGGAAAGCGTGCAAGCCATGCATCACCGGAACGTCGTGTACCGCAAGCTGGACGACAAGCATGCGTTCTCGCCCATCTTATTCAGCATGCGGCATAGGGACCGCTCGCCCGAGTTGGAAAACATCCTCGCCGCCGTGTACTCGATTTACGATGAACACGGCATCGCGCACGTCAAGGAAAGCCTGTAG
- a CDS encoding muconate/chloromuconate family cycloisomerase gives MIQNIETYLVDVPTIRPHRMSVATMNTQTLVLVRLRCADGITGWGEATTIGGLGYGGESPESIKTNIDTYIAPLLVGMEASEVAKAMARVRKVIQGNRFAKCAIETALLDAQARRLGVPLSELLGGRVRDALPVAWVLASGDTARDIAEGEKMLELRRHRIFKLKIGLRDVMDDVAHVLEIKRALGERASVRVDVNQAWSETDAVRGIAALEAGGVDLIEQPVKAGNRAALARLKQRFDVAIMADEALHGPADALALAQADAADVYAVKITQSGGLLPALEVATVARLAGVGLYGGTMLEGGVGTAATAHVCSTFAELAWGTELFGPLLLTQEVLREPLVYRDFMLQVPTGPGLGVEIDMDKLRSMQRQ, from the coding sequence ATGATTCAAAATATCGAGACCTACCTGGTCGATGTGCCTACCATCCGCCCGCACCGCATGTCGGTCGCCACCATGAATACGCAAACCCTGGTGCTGGTGCGGCTGCGCTGCGCCGACGGCATCACGGGCTGGGGCGAAGCGACCACCATCGGCGGCCTGGGCTACGGCGGCGAAAGCCCGGAAAGCATCAAGACGAATATCGATACCTATATCGCGCCGCTGCTGGTCGGCATGGAAGCGAGCGAGGTGGCCAAAGCCATGGCCAGGGTGCGCAAGGTCATCCAGGGCAACCGCTTCGCCAAGTGCGCGATTGAGACGGCCCTGCTGGACGCCCAGGCGCGCCGCCTGGGCGTGCCGCTGTCGGAACTGCTGGGCGGCCGCGTGCGCGATGCGCTGCCCGTGGCTTGGGTGCTGGCCAGCGGCGACACGGCGCGCGATATCGCCGAAGGGGAAAAAATGCTGGAACTGCGCCGCCACCGCATCTTCAAGCTGAAGATCGGCTTGCGCGACGTGATGGATGACGTGGCCCACGTGCTGGAGATCAAGCGGGCGCTGGGCGAACGGGCCAGCGTGCGCGTCGACGTCAACCAGGCCTGGAGCGAGACGGACGCCGTGCGCGGCATCGCCGCACTGGAAGCGGGCGGCGTCGACCTGATCGAGCAGCCCGTCAAGGCGGGCAACCGCGCCGCGCTGGCGCGCCTGAAGCAGCGCTTCGACGTGGCCATCATGGCCGATGAAGCCCTGCACGGTCCTGCCGATGCGCTGGCGCTGGCGCAGGCCGATGCGGCCGACGTGTATGCCGTAAAAATCACCCAGTCGGGCGGCTTGCTGCCCGCGCTGGAAGTGGCCACCGTGGCGCGCCTGGCGGGCGTGGGCCTGTACGGCGGGACCATGCTCGAAGGCGGCGTCGGCACGGCCGCCACGGCCCACGTGTGTTCCACGTTTGCGGAACTGGCCTGGGGCACGGAACTGTTCGGGCCTTTGCTGCTGACGCAGGAAGTCTTGCGCGAGCCGCTCGTCTACCGCGACTTCATGCTGCAGGTGCCGACAGGGCCGGGCCTGGGCGTCGAGATCGATATGGACAAGCTGCGCTCCATGCAGCGTCAATAA
- the catC gene encoding muconolactone Delta-isomerase — protein sequence MLFHVRMNVNLPLSMPAEQAAQLKQTEKELAQRLQHEGKWRHLWRIAGQYANVSVFDVDSVDELHNLLTSLPLFPYMQIDVMPLCRHPSSVRDDDS from the coding sequence ATGTTATTCCATGTACGCATGAACGTGAACCTGCCCTTGAGTATGCCCGCCGAGCAGGCGGCGCAGCTGAAGCAAACGGAAAAGGAACTGGCGCAACGCCTGCAGCACGAGGGCAAGTGGCGCCACCTGTGGCGCATCGCCGGCCAGTACGCGAACGTCAGCGTCTTCGACGTGGACAGCGTGGACGAGCTGCATAATTTGCTCACTTCGCTCCCGCTATTTCCCTATATGCAGATCGACGTGATGCCGCTGTGCCGCCATCCCTCGTCGGTGCGTGACGACGATTCCTGA
- the pcaD gene encoding 3-oxoadipate enol-lactonase, whose translation MTQIGNDTVGQTCEVDGIRLHYRTDGKRGKPCLVLSNSLGTDLSMWDAQAAALAGDYFVVRYDTRGHGRSASGDAPFGIDRLGLDVVALLDHLDIERAAFCGISMGGLTGQWLGIHQPRRLTKLVLANTAARIGGAAPWQLRAEQVRRDGMAAVAESAATRWFTPQFIAREADTVARLAGILRSQDAGGYAACCEMLAQTDLHDAVGTIAVPTLIIAGEHDPVTTIDDGRWLQQQIAGARLASLPASHISNIEAADMFTAQLRTFLV comes from the coding sequence ATGACGCAGATAGGCAATGACACTGTCGGGCAGACGTGCGAGGTGGACGGTATTCGCTTGCATTACCGCACGGATGGCAAGCGCGGCAAGCCTTGCCTGGTCCTGTCGAATTCCCTCGGCACGGACCTGTCCATGTGGGATGCGCAAGCGGCCGCGCTGGCCGGCGACTATTTTGTCGTGCGCTACGATACGCGCGGCCATGGCCGGTCGGCCAGCGGCGATGCGCCGTTCGGCATCGACCGGCTGGGACTGGACGTGGTGGCGTTGCTCGACCACCTCGATATCGAACGCGCCGCCTTCTGCGGCATTTCCATGGGCGGCTTGACGGGCCAGTGGCTGGGCATACACCAGCCGCGGCGTTTGACGAAGCTTGTGCTGGCGAATACGGCGGCGCGCATCGGCGGCGCCGCGCCATGGCAGCTGCGTGCGGAGCAAGTACGCCGCGATGGCATGGCCGCGGTGGCCGAGAGCGCCGCCACGCGCTGGTTCACGCCGCAGTTTATCGCGCGCGAAGCGGACACGGTGGCGCGCCTGGCCGGCATTTTGCGCAGTCAGGATGCGGGCGGTTACGCGGCCTGCTGCGAGATGCTGGCCCAGACGGACTTGCACGACGCCGTCGGCACGATCGCCGTGCCGACCTTGATCATCGCGGGCGAGCACGATCCCGTGACCACCATCGACGACGGGCGCTGGCTGCAGCAGCAGATCGCGGGCGCCCGTCTGGCAAGCCTGCCCGCCTCGCACATCTCGAACATCGAGGCGGCGGACATGTTTACGGCGCAGTTGCGGACTTTTTTAGTGTGA